The following proteins are co-located in the Nomia melanderi isolate GNS246 chromosome 1, iyNomMela1, whole genome shotgun sequence genome:
- the LOC143175086 gene encoding uncharacterized protein LOC143175086 translates to MRVSALIILFAAAAGSVIFTEASPPYDLSTRTEADDVNELLMQIEVNPGLRNDAFDSSSKSLVAREAKIEEEDADEDDVEAPNAEEEGVLVRQERSAKRKKQDDSSSSSSSSSSSSSSSSSSESDDDDDKKKKSKCGKNGKDDDSDDDSDDDSDDDDDKKCKNKKSKCQDDDDSDSDSDDDDKKCKSKKKSKCQKDDDDSDSDSDDDDDDKKCKGRCQRHIGQDDKQVAGNCGDNGGGAECGIVSQQPVYRRKRDADEEDQKDPDSSSSSSEENKPRTQRSAEDQEDNFGSIQIQRQEAQ, encoded by the coding sequence ATGCGTGTCAGCGCGTTGATAATCCTCTTCGCCGCCGCGGCGGGCTCGGTGATCTTCACCGAGGCGTCTCCGCCGTACGATTTGAGCACGAGGACGGAGGCCGACGACGTGAACGAACTGTTGATGCAGATCGAGGTGAATCCCGGGCTGCGGAACGACGCGTTCGATTCCTCGAGTAAGTCGCTCGTCGCTCGAGAGGCGAAAATTGAAGAGGAAGACGCGGACGAGGACGACGTCGAGGCGCCGAACGCCGAAGAGGAAGGCGTGCTGGTGAGACAGGAACGGTCGGCCAAGAGGAAGAAGCAAGACgacagcagcagcagtagcagcagcagcagcagcagcagcagcagcagctcgTCGAGCGagagcgacgacgacgacgacaagaagaagaagagcaaATGCGGGAAGAATGGCAAGGACGACGACAGCGACGACGATAGTGACGACGacagcgacgacgacgacgataaaAAGTGCAAGAACAAGAAGAGCAAGTGCCAGGACGACGACGACAGCGACAGCGacagcgacgacgacgacaagaAGTGCAAGAGCAAGAAGAAGAGCAAGTGCCAGAAGGACGACGACGACAGCGACAGCGAcagcgacgacgacgatgacgacaaGAAGTGCAAGGGCAGGTGCCAGAGACACATCGGCCAGGATGACAAACAGGTCGCCGGCAACTGCGGCGATAATGGCGGCGGCGCGGAGTGCGGGATAGTTTCCCAGCAGCCGGTCTACCGCAGGAAACGGGACGCGGATGAAGAGGATCAGAAGGATCCGGACAGCAGTAGCTCCTCGTCGGAGGAAAACAAGCCGAGGACTCAGCGATCCGCCGAGGATCAGGAGGATAACTTCGGGTCGATACAGATACAGAGACAGGAGGCGCAGTGA